In Nocardioides luti, the DNA window AGACCTTCTCGCTGCCCAGCCCGATGACGTAGCCGCTGTTGTGGAAGCGCGGCAGCTCCGAGTGGATCACGGCGTGGAGCTCGCCGACCGCCCGGACCGGCAGACCGGCCGCCTCGAAGGACTCCCCCGGCGCGACCACGGTGACCCGGTCGAGCAGCTCGGGCGCATCCTCACGGATCCGCGCCGCGACGGCGTCGATCGTGAAGATCCGGGCGTCGGTCGCCCGGAGGTGGTCGGGCAGATAGTGGTCGGGGTGCTCGTGCGTGATCAGCACCGCGTCCGCCCCGTCGACCGCGCCGGCGTCGGTGAAGACGCCGGGATCGAGCACGACGGTCGCGCCGTCGTGCTGGAGACGGACGCAGGCGTGGCCGAGCTTGGTGATCCGCATGGCGCCCACGCTAGCCCGGGATCAGGAGAGACCGAGCTGCTCGCGCCAGGGCCCGAGGACCGGGTTCCACCCGACCACGCTCCGCTCGGCGACGAGCCCGGCGGTCGCGAAGGGGTCCTCGTCCAGCAGCGTCGCCACCTCGTCGGCGGAGCCCGCCTCGAAGAGCAGCAGGGCACCGTCGTCGTCGGTGGGCCCGGACAGGGCCAGCGTCGCCTGCGCCGCCAGGAACTCGCGGTGCGCGGGCCGCAGCTCGTCGCGGGCCGCGGTGTCGTCGGTGTAGGCGTAGGTCACGGCGAAGTAGGACATGGCCCCACCGTAATCCGGTGGCCGTCCGCCGCCTCCGACCGGGATGATCGGCCGGTGCTCGAGGTGGTCGTCTCCGGTCTCGTCACCGGCTGGGCGATCGCGATCCCGATCGGCGCGGTCGGAGCGTTCCTCGTCACGCTCACCGCGCGGACGTCGTACGCCGTGGGCGCGGCCGCCGGCCTGGGGATCGCCACGGTCGACGGCGTCTACGCGACGCTGGCGGTGGCGGCCGGGGCGGCGCTGTCGGCGGTGCTCACGCCGGTCGCCACGCCGCTGCGGATCGCGTCGGGGGTGGTGCTGCTCGCCCTCGCGGCGCTCACGGCCGCGCACGCACTCGCCACCGGCGGCCGGCCGCGTGAGGCGGCGGCGATGGGCGCGGGGCGCGCGTACCTCCTGTTCGCCGGCATCACGGCGGTCAACCCCGCGACGGTCGTCTACTTCGCCGCCGTCGTGCTGGGCAACCGGCACCTCGTGTCGAACCCGGTCGAGGGCGCCGTGTTCGTCCTGGCGGCCTTCTCCGCCTCGGCCTCCTGGCAGCTCACGCTCGCCGGCGGCGGCGCCGTGCTCGGCCGCGTCGCGACCGGGCCGCGCGCCCACCTCGTGACC includes these proteins:
- a CDS encoding MBL fold metallo-hydrolase — its product is MRITKLGHACVRLQHDGATVVLDPGVFTDAGAVDGADAVLITHEHPDHYLPDHLRATDARIFTIDAVAARIREDAPELLDRVTVVAPGESFEAAGLPVRAVGELHAVIHSELPRFHNSGYVIGLGSEKVFHPGDALTGPGEQVDVLLVPVSAPWMRASEGIDFAREVRAPRNVAIHDRVYSDAGLGIVDTHMFTFLPKEGLSYVRLADGDDLT
- a CDS encoding YciI family protein, with the protein product MSYFAVTYAYTDDTAARDELRPAHREFLAAQATLALSGPTDDDGALLLFEAGSADEVATLLDEDPFATAGLVAERSVVGWNPVLGPWREQLGLS
- a CDS encoding LysE family transporter → MLEVVVSGLVTGWAIAIPIGAVGAFLVTLTARTSYAVGAAAGLGIATVDGVYATLAVAAGAALSAVLTPVATPLRIASGVVLLALAALTAAHALATGGRPREAAAMGAGRAYLLFAGITAVNPATVVYFAAVVLGNRHLVSNPVEGAVFVLAAFSASASWQLTLAGGGAVLGRVATGPRAHLVTGLVSSLVIAGLAVHTMLP